The genomic DNA ctttagtatgttaagtaatgatttgaagcaacttgatatagatttctaaatgtgtacatgcaagaaaatcggttttatacctaaatgtaaaattatggaatatttccacatgctctgccgttatgggtttatgtcaacttaaataagatgatgagggttagttaactttaatatgtgaagctaatgtaaaattatggcattttttccaaatgcactgccaacCTACATTTGGTAGTGAaagctattgccacgctcctggtagggatagagcacAGGTTGAGGACTTttcttaaagctttttaaattgtctaaccagtactattgattttatccacctacgtcgaatactttagccgctagagcgtttacaatgttggaacaaaaatgtgattttctcaaaaaactacatttggtAGTAAaagctattgccacgctcctggtaggtaTAGAGCATAGGTTGAGCGCTTTTCTTAAAGccttttaaattatctaaccagtactattgatttgatccacctacgtcgaatactttagccgctagagcgtttataatgttggaacaaaaatgtgattttctcaaaaaactacatttgtttgtgaacgctattaccacgctcctggtagggatagagcacAGGTTGAGGActtttcttaaagccctttaaattatctaaccagtactattgatttgatccacctacgtcgaatactttagccgctagagcgtttacaatgttggaacaaaaatgtgattttctcaaaaaactacatttgtttgtgaacgctattaccacgctcctggtaggggtagagcataggttgagggcttttcttaaagccctttaaattatctaaccagtactattgatttgatccacctacgtcgaatactttagccgctagagcgtttataatgttggaacaaaaatgtgattttctcaaaaacctaCATTTGGTAGTAAaagctattgccacgctcctggtagggatagagcacAGGTTGAGGActtttcttaaagccctttaaattatctaaccagtactattgatttgatccacctacgtcgaatactttagccgctagagcgtttacaatgttggaacaaaaatgtgattttctcaaaaaacaacatttgtttgtgaaagctattgccacgctcctggtagggatagagcacAGGTTGAGGActtttcttaaagccctttaaattatctaaccagcTATTATTGACCACCTCCTGGTAGGGGGAATACTTTAGAGCTAGATAGTTTACAATGTTGAGGACGCTTTTCTTAAAGATTTGatccacctgcgtcgaatactgctattgccacgctcctggtagggatagagcacAGGTTGAGGACTTTTCTTAAAGCTCTTTGAATTATCTTaccagtactattgatttgatccacctacgtcgaatactttagccgctagagcgtttacaatgttggaacaaaaatgtgattttctcaaaaaactacatttgtttgtgaacgctattgccacgctcctggtagggatagagaataggttgagggcttttcttaaagccctttaaattatctaaccagtactattgatttgatccacctacgtcgaatactttagccgctagagcgtttataatgttggaacaaaaatgtgattttctcaaaaaactacatttgtttgtgaacgctattgccacgctcctggtagggatagagaataagttgagggcttttctaaaagctccttaaattatctaaccgatgctatttatttgacctacctacgtcgaatactttagccgctagagcgtttacaatgttgaaacaaaaatgtgattttctcaaaaaactacatttgtttgtgaacactattgccacgctcctggtagggatagaggaaaggttgagagttttccttaaagctctttaaattatctaaccagtactattgatttgatccacctacgtcgaatactttagccgctagagcgtttacaatgttggaacaaaaatgtgattttctcaaaaaactacatttgtttgtgaacgctattgccacgctcctggtagggatagagaataggttgagggcttttcttaaagccctttaaattatctaaccagtactattgatttgatccacctacgtcgaatactttagccgctagagcgtttacaatgttggaacaaaaatgtgattttctcaaaaaactacatttgtttgtgaacgctattgccacgctcctggtagggatagagaataggttgagggcttttcttaaagccctttaaattatctaaccagtactattgatttgatccacctacgtcgaatactttagccgctagagcgtttataatgttgaaacaaaaatgtgattttctcaaaaacctaCATTTGGTAGTGAaagctattgccacgctcctggtaggaatagagcacaggttgagggcttttcttaaagccctttaaattatctaaccagtactattgatttgatccacctacgtcgaatactttagccgctagagcgtttacaatgttggaacaaaaatgtgattttctcaaaaaactacatttgtttgtgaacgctattgccacgctcctggtagggatagagaatagcttgagggcttttcttaaagccctttaaattatctaaccagtactattgatttgacctacctacgtcgaatactttagccgctagagcgtttataatgttggaacaaaaatttgattttctcaaaaacctaCATTTGGTAGTAAaagctattgccacgctcctggtagggatagagcacAGGTTGAGGACTTTTCGAACTATGAAATTTGATAAGTGATAAGTTGAAATTGATAAGTGTAATTTGCAAAGtctttgcaatttttatgttCTCTTTGTAATTTCTGTTCCACGTACGTTCTCTTGTGCAAAGTGCAAAGCTTATATTGAAAAGTGTAATTCGCAAAGACTTTGCATATAATTATGCTGTTCCGTTCCACAAAAACTGTAAGCTCTATTTTTGCAAAGCAAAATTTGATAAGTTTGTCAAAAATTTGCAAGGTAAATGATCGCTTTGCAAACTCAAATTATCATAACTAGTCAAGCTATCAAAATGTTAAGACGTGAGTTTTTGTTCGGCAATAGTGAAGACGCGGTTAAAGCTAGAAATTATAGAGaccgaattaattttttgggactacaaaatttcaattttaaagagTACTTCTGTTTAAATCCAATCCAGGCGGATTTTCTCTTAAATAATGTTGGACAAAAATTAGAGCACAATACACAGCGCAGTCATGCTTTGTCGGCTGAAAATCAACTGCTACTGTGCCTGCATTGGCTCGGAAATGGTTGCCAGTACCATGGAGTTGCAGCTTTGCATAGTGTTGCAAAATCCACAGTTTGCAGAACCATCCATAGAGTTGTCGACATTATAACAGacactttatttcaaaaaacagtGCGATGGCCCGATGATGTCAGTGGTATTGCTGAAAAGTTTTTTCTGATGGGTGGATTCCCTTCTGTGTGTGGTTGCGTTGATGGCACAATCATTAAAATTGATGCGCCTCCATTACAGGAGGAAAGATATGCTGACCGGCATAGAAACCACTCATTGAATGTGATGATGATATGTGGGCCAGACTACACATTTTACAGTGTAAATGCAAGTTGGCCGGGCAGCGTTCACGACTCAAGGGTGCTACGGAATTCGGCTGTAAGTCAAAGATTTGACAATGGATGGAGACCATTTCCGGATGCTGTTGTTTTGGGTGATAGTGGTTATGGATTGAAAAACTGGTTGATACCACCATTACGCCGAAATCCCAATAATCCTGCCGAAGAAGTTTTCAATCGTTGCCACAAAAAAACACGCCGCataattgaaaatagttttggcATTATTAAAGAAAGATTCCCGTGTCTAAATTATTTGCGACTGAGGCCTGAGTTTGCAGGAAAGACAGTCATAGTTTGTGCCATCTTACACAATATTGCCTGTAGCATCGGAAGGAGTAGTGAAAATATACAACCCACTGAAGACACTGACAATGAAAGGGAGGAATTAGATGAAAGTGCTGAAGAAGAAGATGATGCCCTTAATAACATAGATCAAGAGAGTGGAATGGAAAGGGTTACTTCCCTGCTACAATACTTTACCTAATGCCAACTATTATagtattgttttaaaataaaagtgttgTTTTGGCCATGACCTTTTTCCACTGCAAAAGGGTTGTATCTTTTTGGGGCATTTTTAGGGTTTGAGATTAAGGTGTCagagaataaataataaaggaagtatttttgtatttatttgcatcattttattaatttcagagcttttttgtttttatcacaaattatttcaaaataaaatgtttagaaatcaaatacacacaaatgaaaaattggCCTTTGGTAATCAAACCTCCTCAAATAACAGACGCGATACATTTTCCGTTTCTGCCGTTGCAATTTCCAGTGTGATAGCAGAGGGTGGAAGTAGGAGCTCCCTCTCCAGTTTTAGGCATTGAAGTTTCCGGTAGTAAACCTCAACCTCAAGGAGCTCCATCCGGCATTTTTTCTCTCTATCCAAAGTTTCACTTGGAAACTTGGTAGAGCGCTTCGTCTTTCTTGGGTTTAGAGGTGGATTGGCAATTGTTTCTTCTGAAATAGATATTCTGGAATCATTCTCAACTGACGGTAGATTTTCTGAGTTGCCATAACTTTCTGGCAATTTCAAACCATCTACCACAGCTGATTCTGATTCCAGAATATCGAGGATGGCCAAGTCAGCTTCATCCATTACCTTGCCCTTCCCACCTCCGGATCCAGTATTTCGGGCGTTATCCCTTTTACTCtgcaaattaacaaaattaaattcacaaaaatacaaaaagtttctCGTTAAAAACCGGAAGCTCGATTTTGATTTTAAAGCCATGGTTTCTTGGGCAGATTTTCTTAGAATTTATCGTAGCTTACGATTTTGATAACCGCTtcgtcgaaaaaaaatttacccacTCTAGTACACATAGCAATTAgtaatgttttggttaaatcGGTTGTTATCAGCAAGAGTTGTTGATTGAGTGCACTGTTAACTCACAACAACAATGTCTATGTGATGACGTAAAATTATTTGCTATGTGTAGGCAATAAATTGTTGTACTTACCATTGTCCGGCTCTTCCAGAGCCCAAACAAACTGTCCCTTGCATAGG from Bactrocera neohumeralis isolate Rockhampton unplaced genomic scaffold, APGP_CSIRO_Bneo_wtdbg2-racon-allhic-juicebox.fasta_v2 ctg3627, whole genome shotgun sequence includes the following:
- the LOC126767023 gene encoding putative nuclease HARBI1, producing the protein MLRREFLFGNSEDAVKARNYRDRINFLGLQNFNFKEYFCLNPIQADFLLNNVGQKLEHNTQRSHALSAENQLLLCLHWLGNGCQYHGVAALHSVAKSTVCRTIHRVVDIITDTLFQKTVRWPDDVSGIAEKFFLMGGFPSVCGCVDGTIIKIDAPPLQEERYADRHRNHSLNVMMICGPDYTFYSVNASWPGSVHDSRVLRNSAVSQRFDNGWRPFPDAVVLGDSGYGLKNWLIPPLRRNPNNPAEEVFNRCHKKTRRIIENSFGIIKERFPCLNYLRLRPEFAGKTVIVCAILHNIACSIGRSSENIQPTEDTDNEREELDESAEEEDDALNNIDQESGMERVTSLLQYFT
- the LOC126767024 gene encoding uncharacterized protein LOC126767024, translated to MNRKIQIEKKLALLNLIKKAFYLLVFKTTELTEHGRKEKTWTYARDSLFGLWKSRTMSKRDNARNTGSGGGKGKVMDEADLAILDILESESAVVDGLKLPESYGNSENLPSVENDSRISISEETIANPPLNPRKTKRSTKFPSETLDREKKCRMELLEVEVYYRKLQCLKLERELLLPPSAITLEIATAETENVSRLLFEEV